The following coding sequences lie in one Mycoplasma crocodyli MP145 genomic window:
- the argS gene encoding arginine--tRNA ligase: protein MNKIEIKNKLLEELTKISKKLKLAKEPFLIEPKTNADFSTSMAIINKTTELNPVQLANKIKDELNKVSKNLYLKDIEVAGPGFINIFLDDEFFKQSVNEILKKGSDYGKGNRKGFLNLEWVSANPTGYLHVGHARNAAIGSAVSNICEFAGIKVTREYYINDAGNQIDMLANSLFARYQQIFDKKYKMPEECYKGDDITWAAEQMFKKYGEKFKGDECKGDVLNTFKKDGVDLFLGEVEKDLEKFGGIKFDIWMSEKSLYENDQKAIKETLKKLKNSYVKDGATWLKTTIHGDDKDRVLIKSDGSLTYFTPDIAYHHIKFHREKGRTVVMNVWGADHSGYIKRMKCAIEDLGENPDDLVVLCMQLVRLVKNGEEYKMSKRKGTSFYLRDFIDLVGVDSARFILLDRTYNSKLDFDIDIASNKTNDNPAILVQYANARAFSLLEKSTLDLKGIELSEFSNEFDKKLISTLLEFPEIVDRSAELYLTNLMTQYLIKLAKDFNSWYSNSPKVIGHENEESMLSLVKATNTVLETGMKLIGITINHKM, encoded by the coding sequence ATGAATAAAATAGAAATTAAAAATAAATTATTGGAAGAATTGACAAAAATTTCCAAAAAACTAAAACTTGCAAAAGAACCTTTTTTAATTGAGCCTAAAACAAACGCTGACTTTTCAACAAGTATGGCAATTATTAATAAAACTACTGAATTAAATCCTGTTCAATTAGCAAACAAAATAAAGGATGAACTGAACAAAGTAAGTAAAAATCTTTATTTAAAAGATATTGAAGTTGCTGGGCCTGGTTTTATTAACATCTTTTTAGACGATGAGTTTTTTAAACAATCAGTTAACGAAATACTTAAAAAAGGTAGTGATTATGGTAAGGGTAATAGAAAAGGTTTTTTAAATCTTGAATGAGTATCAGCTAACCCAACAGGTTACTTACACGTTGGACACGCAAGAAACGCAGCAATAGGGAGTGCTGTTTCTAATATTTGTGAATTCGCTGGAATTAAGGTTACAAGAGAATACTATATAAACGATGCAGGAAATCAAATTGATATGCTTGCTAATAGTTTATTTGCTAGATATCAACAAATTTTTGACAAAAAATATAAAATGCCTGAAGAGTGTTACAAAGGTGATGATATCACATGAGCAGCAGAACAAATGTTTAAAAAATATGGTGAAAAATTTAAGGGTGATGAATGTAAAGGTGATGTTCTCAATACATTTAAAAAAGATGGAGTTGACCTATTCTTAGGTGAAGTGGAAAAAGACTTAGAGAAATTCGGTGGAATTAAATTTGATATTTGAATGAGTGAAAAATCTTTATATGAAAATGACCAAAAAGCTATTAAAGAAACTTTAAAGAAACTTAAAAACTCATATGTTAAAGATGGTGCAACTTGATTAAAAACTACAATTCATGGTGATGATAAGGATAGAGTTTTAATAAAAAGTGATGGATCTTTAACTTACTTTACTCCAGATATTGCTTACCACCATATAAAATTCCATAGAGAAAAAGGTAGAACTGTTGTTATGAATGTTTGAGGTGCTGATCACTCTGGATACATAAAAAGAATGAAGTGTGCTATAGAAGATTTAGGAGAAAATCCTGATGATTTAGTAGTGTTATGTATGCAACTTGTTAGATTAGTTAAAAATGGTGAAGAATATAAAATGTCAAAAAGAAAAGGAACAAGTTTTTACTTAAGAGACTTTATTGACCTTGTTGGAGTAGATAGCGCAAGATTTATTTTGTTAGATAGAACATATAATTCTAAATTAGATTTTGATATAGATATTGCTTCAAACAAAACAAATGACAACCCTGCAATTTTAGTTCAATATGCAAACGCAAGAGCATTTAGTTTATTGGAAAAATCAACTCTTGATTTAAAAGGAATTGAATTAAGTGAATTTTCAAATGAATTTGACAAAAAACTTATTTCTACTTTATTAGAATTTCCAGAAATTGTTGATAGATCCGCTGAACTATACTTAACAAACTTAATGACTCAATACTTAATTAAATTAGCTAAAGACTTTAACTCATGATACTCAAATTCACCAAAAGTAATTGGACACGAAAATGAAGAAAGTATGTTATCACTTGTTAAAGCAACAAACACTGTTTTAGAAACAGGAATGAAATTAATTGGAATTACAATTAATCACAAAATGTAA
- a CDS encoding APC family permease, with protein MSDKGQTQNVPTTKKKISFFSAMLIVMGGSIGAGIFFKSGGVLSNSQGSLILAIFCWLIASCAVIAMALALIEISAVRNDNLSLIGWCKEFNSRTIYKASKNFMVYVYLPMTYFFMPLYVILSIQDGIQSLAGRNNFGTPGADWVIWTIISLCISIYFLTVPTLWSKIGDIHNKVVLAIKFVPLVVVTILGFVLIFTKNSSQVQVGFDEASKTIKEGASILGIKGIGAGLGMFLAISAIFFAYDGFYVASGIQSEMKEPKKTPLALLFGLGITTIIYLLISIGLSLNGGNVFSMQDNLGKLFGGTQKAQDAARILIGILNLMIGIGVLGIINGFSMWAPRFVEDLLAEGELPFWNHKLVKGKLNPNFPKIGVIYSLVLSIPTVLIFTLIGALGYIASNPDYVGGYDPVDKYEMAKLYSFADLMANWTALFTFSFIGASIFGGIRNRKTNRVKIEDKKKYFVVSAWIAVVLVFSALLITLIVPFIDFFAIFAIDKNTMKPEDYTTIIISRLMLVVVLFLQCGLAFIPTIIEDKIAKKKYGSLEKFEEYKKQQLSL; from the coding sequence ATGTCAGATAAAGGACAAACACAAAACGTCCCTACAACAAAGAAAAAAATCTCATTCTTTTCAGCCATGCTTATAGTTATGGGTGGATCGATTGGTGCAGGTATTTTCTTTAAATCAGGTGGTGTTTTATCAAACTCTCAAGGTAGTTTGATTCTCGCAATTTTCTGTTGATTAATAGCTTCATGTGCTGTTATTGCTATGGCGTTAGCATTAATAGAAATATCTGCTGTTAGAAATGACAACTTATCATTAATTGGTTGATGTAAAGAATTTAACAGTAGAACAATTTATAAAGCCTCTAAGAATTTTATGGTCTATGTGTATTTACCAATGACCTACTTCTTTATGCCTTTATACGTTATCTTGTCAATTCAAGACGGAATTCAAAGTTTAGCAGGAAGAAATAACTTTGGAACTCCAGGAGCTGACTGAGTAATTTGAACAATCATTTCATTATGTATTTCAATTTACTTTTTAACAGTTCCAACATTATGATCAAAAATCGGTGACATTCACAACAAGGTTGTGCTTGCTATCAAATTTGTTCCTTTAGTAGTTGTAACTATTTTAGGATTTGTTCTTATTTTCACAAAAAACTCATCTCAAGTTCAAGTTGGCTTTGATGAAGCATCGAAAACAATAAAGGAAGGTGCAAGTATATTAGGAATTAAAGGAATTGGTGCTGGTCTTGGAATGTTCCTTGCTATATCAGCTATATTCTTTGCATATGATGGATTCTATGTAGCTAGTGGAATTCAATCAGAAATGAAAGAACCTAAAAAAACTCCTCTTGCTTTATTATTTGGTCTTGGAATTACAACAATTATTTATCTATTAATTTCAATTGGATTATCATTGAATGGTGGAAATGTATTCAGCATGCAAGATAATTTAGGTAAATTATTTGGTGGAACTCAAAAAGCACAAGACGCAGCAAGAATACTTATTGGTATTCTAAACTTAATGATTGGTATAGGTGTTCTTGGAATTATTAATGGATTTTCAATGTGAGCTCCACGTTTTGTAGAAGATTTACTTGCAGAAGGTGAATTACCATTCTGAAATCACAAATTGGTAAAAGGTAAATTAAATCCTAACTTTCCTAAAATCGGAGTTATATATTCATTAGTACTTTCGATACCAACAGTTTTAATATTTACGTTAATCGGTGCTCTTGGATACATCGCTTCTAATCCAGATTATGTTGGTGGTTACGATCCTGTTGACAAATATGAAATGGCTAAATTATATTCATTTGCTGATTTAATGGCAAACTGAACTGCCCTATTTACCTTCTCATTTATAGGTGCTTCAATATTTGGAGGAATAAGAAATAGAAAAACAAATCGTGTAAAAATTGAAGACAAGAAAAAATACTTTGTTGTATCAGCATGAATTGCTGTTGTACTAGTATTTTCAGCTTTACTTATTACACTAATTGTTCCATTTATTGATTTCTTTGCTATCTTCGCAATTGATAAAAATACAATGAAACCTGAAGACTACACAACTATTATTATAAGTAGACTTATGCTTGTTGTAGTATTATTCTTACAATGTGGACTTGCATTCATTCCTACAATTATAGAAGACAAAATTGCTAAGAAAAAATATGGTTCATTAGAAAAATTTGAAGAATATAAAAAACAACAATTAAGCCTATAA
- the arcC gene encoding carbamate kinase produces the protein MSKIVIALGGNALGNNPAEQKELVKTPAKKIAQLLKKGHEVLVGHGNGPQVGMIFNAFADAKKVNEKTPMVPFAEAGGMSQGYIGYHMLTALTNELMHDKIQKDVLYFLTQTIVDKSDNAFKNPTKPVGPFYKTKEEADKNNPNSVIVEDAGRGYRKVVPSPLPVDFISINAIKKNFDEGNVVIVGGGGGIPTIFENKEFVGVDGVIDKDFALSKLATKVNADMFVVLTAVEHVYVNYNKPNQKKLENVSIKDLETYIKEGQFAPGSMLPKVQAAIAFVKEKKGNVAIIASLDKLSEAIDGTSGTRIGE, from the coding sequence ATGTCTAAAATAGTAATTGCACTTGGTGGAAATGCTCTTGGAAATAATCCAGCAGAGCAAAAAGAATTGGTAAAAACACCAGCCAAAAAAATAGCTCAATTATTAAAGAAAGGTCATGAAGTTCTAGTTGGACATGGAAATGGACCACAAGTAGGTATGATTTTCAACGCTTTTGCTGATGCAAAAAAAGTTAATGAAAAAACACCTATGGTTCCATTTGCAGAAGCTGGCGGAATGTCACAGGGATACATTGGTTATCATATGCTAACTGCTTTAACGAATGAATTAATGCATGATAAAATTCAAAAAGATGTTTTATACTTTTTGACACAAACCATTGTAGACAAGTCAGATAATGCTTTTAAAAACCCAACAAAACCAGTTGGTCCTTTCTATAAAACAAAAGAAGAAGCAGATAAAAACAATCCTAATTCAGTTATTGTTGAAGATGCAGGAAGAGGATATAGAAAAGTTGTTCCTTCTCCATTACCAGTTGATTTTATTTCAATCAATGCTATTAAAAAGAATTTTGATGAAGGTAATGTTGTAATAGTTGGAGGAGGTGGAGGTATTCCCACCATCTTTGAAAACAAAGAATTTGTAGGAGTTGATGGAGTTATCGATAAAGATTTTGCTCTTTCAAAATTAGCTACAAAAGTTAATGCTGATATGTTTGTTGTGCTTACAGCTGTTGAACATGTTTATGTAAACTATAATAAACCAAATCAAAAGAAACTTGAAAATGTTTCAATAAAAGATCTTGAAACTTATATAAAAGAAGGTCAGTTTGCACCTGGTAGCATGTTACCTAAAGTTCAAGCAGCCATTGCTTTCGTTAAGGAAAAGAAAGGAAATGTTGCAATTATTGCATCATTAGATAAACTTTCAGAAGCCATTGATGGAACTAGTGGTACTCGTATAGGAGAATAA
- the argF gene encoding ornithine carbamoyltransferase: MPRNLKGRSLDSALNFTTDDINYLIDLAIDLKKSKQQGLHTAVRPLVGKNIAIMFQKDSTRTRCAFEVAAADLGAGCTYIGPAGSNFGKKESIEDTAMVLGQFYDGIEFRGFKQSDVDALVKYSGVPIYNGLTDDEHPTQMLADYMTIKELKGDLKGKKIVFAGDIKNNVSRSIMIGAAFVGMHVVLCGPKEQHDIVKNGKGHKEVYQACQELFKRNGGSVSFSDDKIKAAKDADVIYTDVWVSLGEDFSLFEPRIKELGAFQVDMAMLKAAKEDVSFLHCLPAFHDDHTQFSAEIKEKFGKKYPVVATGAMEVTDEVFQSKHNKSIEQAGNRMHSIKAVILATLGY, translated from the coding sequence ATGCCAAGAAATTTAAAAGGACGTAGTCTTGATTCTGCTCTTAACTTTACAACAGACGACATCAATTACTTAATTGATTTAGCTATTGATTTAAAGAAAAGCAAGCAACAAGGTTTACACACAGCAGTAAGACCACTAGTTGGTAAAAATATAGCAATCATGTTCCAAAAGGACTCAACAAGAACTAGATGTGCTTTTGAAGTAGCAGCTGCTGATTTAGGTGCAGGTTGCACATACATAGGGCCAGCTGGTTCTAACTTTGGAAAAAAAGAATCTATTGAAGATACTGCTATGGTATTAGGTCAATTTTATGACGGAATTGAATTTAGAGGATTTAAACAAAGTGACGTTGATGCACTTGTTAAGTATTCAGGAGTTCCTATATATAATGGATTAACTGATGATGAGCACCCAACACAAATGTTGGCTGATTACATGACAATTAAGGAACTAAAAGGTGACCTTAAAGGTAAAAAAATTGTTTTTGCCGGAGATATCAAAAATAACGTTTCACGTTCAATAATGATTGGTGCAGCATTTGTTGGTATGCATGTTGTCTTATGTGGTCCTAAAGAACAACACGATATTGTTAAAAATGGAAAAGGACACAAAGAAGTTTATCAAGCTTGTCAAGAATTATTTAAGAGAAATGGTGGTTCAGTATCGTTTAGTGACGATAAAATCAAAGCAGCTAAAGATGCCGATGTTATCTATACAGACGTATGAGTATCATTAGGTGAAGACTTTTCACTATTTGAACCAAGAATTAAAGAACTTGGAGCATTCCAAGTCGACATGGCTATGCTTAAAGCTGCTAAAGAAGATGTTTCATTCTTACACTGCTTACCAGCATTTCATGATGATCACACACAATTTTCAGCCGAAATTAAAGAAAAATTTGGTAAAAAATACCCAGTTGTAGCTACAGGTGCTATGGAAGTTACCGATGAAGTATTTCAATCAAAACATAACAAATCAATTGAACAAGCTGGAAATAGAATGCATTCAATTAAAGCGGTTATTTTAGCTACATTAGGATATTAA
- a CDS encoding arginine deiminase family protein codes for MNKINVYSEVGKLKEVLVHTPGDEIRRISPSRLEELLFSAILEPDSAIEEHKRFLKILEDNNIKVIQLDQLVADTYELVNPSVRDAFIEKWLNESEPKLDKKLREKVKEYLLHTQKTVGTKRMVRIMMAGVDRVELGVELDRQLVVDPMPNLYFTRDPFASAGNGISLNNMKYVTRKRETIFSEFIFENHPDYKTTPHWFDRLDKGNIEGGDVFIYNRTTLVIGISERTNKDALLTIANNIKSNKESKFERIVAVNVPPMPNLMHLDTWLTMVDHDKFLYSPNMMKTLKFWTIDLTKPIKMVELEESLSDMIETIIGKKPVLIPIAGHDASPLDVDIETHFDGTNYLTIAPGVVVGYSRNKLTEKALTKAGVKVLSFEGNQLSLGMGSARCMSMPLVREDIK; via the coding sequence ATGAATAAAATTAATGTTTATAGCGAGGTGGGTAAACTAAAAGAAGTTTTAGTTCACACACCCGGAGACGAAATAAGGCGTATCTCGCCAAGTCGTTTAGAAGAATTACTCTTTTCTGCAATTCTTGAACCAGATTCAGCAATTGAAGAACATAAGAGATTTCTCAAAATTTTAGAAGATAACAATATTAAGGTCATTCAATTAGACCAACTTGTTGCCGATACTTATGAATTGGTTAATCCTTCAGTAAGAGATGCTTTTATTGAAAAATGATTAAACGAATCAGAACCAAAATTGGATAAAAAATTAAGAGAAAAAGTAAAAGAATATTTACTTCACACCCAAAAAACTGTTGGAACAAAAAGAATGGTTAGAATTATGATGGCTGGAGTTGATAGAGTTGAATTAGGAGTTGAATTAGATAGACAACTAGTTGTTGATCCAATGCCTAACTTATACTTTACAAGAGATCCATTTGCATCAGCAGGTAATGGAATTTCTTTAAATAACATGAAATATGTTACAAGAAAAAGAGAAACTATTTTTTCAGAATTTATTTTTGAAAATCACCCTGATTACAAAACTACACCACACTGATTTGATAGACTAGACAAAGGTAATATTGAAGGTGGAGACGTATTTATTTATAATAGAACAACATTGGTTATTGGAATTAGTGAAAGAACTAATAAAGATGCCTTGTTAACTATTGCAAACAATATAAAATCAAATAAAGAATCAAAATTTGAAAGAATCGTTGCGGTTAATGTACCTCCAATGCCTAACTTAATGCACTTAGATACATGATTGACAATGGTTGATCACGACAAATTCTTGTATTCACCAAATATGATGAAGACATTAAAGTTTTGAACAATAGACTTGACAAAGCCTATTAAAATGGTTGAATTAGAAGAATCCTTGTCTGATATGATAGAAACTATAATTGGTAAAAAACCAGTCTTAATTCCTATTGCAGGACATGATGCATCTCCTCTAGATGTTGACATTGAAACACACTTTGATGGTACAAATTACTTAACTATAGCACCGGGAGTTGTTGTTGGTTATTCAAGAAATAAACTAACAGAAAAAGCACTTACAAAAGCTGGGGTTAAAGTATTATCATTTGAAGGGAACCAACTTTCATTAGGTATGGGTTCAGCAAGATGTATGTCAATGCCTCTAGTAAGAGAAGATATAAAATAA
- a CDS encoding M42 family metallopeptidase has protein sequence MDKKYEKLAKSLDTFMNIEAMSRYEEVIVQEILKQVDTKNFIISRDNLGSLILHKPSKIKGAPKVMYAAHMDEVGYLVRNISKEGMLMVSPVGGVWASTVIGTKAKVVTNKTNKEFIGVFGHTSVHIMERDKLTKAMSNDELYVDLGFLSEKEAQDAGIEMGDRVYMSGQTIHFPNNIIAGKAMDNRAGVTSIVAIANNIANIDLDVDLYIVGTVQEEVGCRGAKTSIMLIDPQIAFAIDTGASHDTPNCITGVPKLGNGVAVLVKDSGTLMDPLLVENVMEVARQNNIPAYKYIAEGGGTDAANLQFGKGGVATLTLSIPQRYLHSPIGSCSLIDIQAVVDLGTEFAKSMNTSKYKKMQYK, from the coding sequence ATGGATAAAAAATATGAAAAACTAGCTAAAAGTTTAGATACTTTTATGAATATTGAGGCAATGAGCCGTTATGAAGAGGTTATTGTTCAAGAAATTTTAAAACAAGTTGACACTAAAAATTTTATTATTTCTCGTGATAATTTAGGTTCATTAATTTTACACAAACCATCAAAAATAAAAGGTGCTCCAAAAGTTATGTATGCAGCACACATGGATGAAGTTGGATATTTAGTAAGAAATATTTCTAAAGAGGGTATGTTAATGGTAAGCCCTGTTGGTGGAGTATGAGCATCTACAGTTATTGGTACAAAAGCCAAAGTTGTTACCAATAAAACTAATAAAGAATTTATAGGGGTTTTTGGACACACTTCAGTACATATAATGGAAAGAGATAAGTTAACTAAAGCAATGAGTAATGATGAATTATATGTTGATTTAGGATTTTTAAGTGAAAAAGAAGCTCAAGATGCTGGTATTGAAATGGGAGACAGAGTTTATATGTCTGGTCAAACAATTCATTTTCCAAACAATATCATTGCTGGAAAAGCAATGGATAATAGAGCTGGTGTAACTTCAATAGTAGCTATTGCAAACAATATAGCAAACATAGATCTTGATGTTGATTTATATATTGTTGGAACAGTTCAGGAAGAGGTTGGATGTAGAGGAGCAAAAACATCTATTATGTTAATCGATCCTCAAATTGCTTTTGCTATTGACACAGGAGCTAGTCATGATACACCAAATTGTATTACAGGAGTTCCTAAGTTAGGAAATGGAGTTGCAGTTTTAGTAAAAGATTCTGGAACATTAATGGATCCATTACTTGTTGAAAATGTAATGGAAGTAGCAAGACAAAATAATATTCCTGCATATAAATACATTGCTGAAGGTGGTGGAACAGATGCAGCTAATTTACAATTCGGTAAAGGTGGAGTAGCAACATTAACCTTGTCAATTCCACAAAGATATTTACATTCACCAATAGGTTCTTGTTCATTGATTGACATTCAAGCCGTAGTTGATTTAGGAACAGAATTTGCAAAAAGTATGAACACTAGCAAATATAAAAAGATGCAATATAAATAA